A window of Rhododendron vialii isolate Sample 1 chromosome 13a, ASM3025357v1 contains these coding sequences:
- the LOC131312808 gene encoding ankyrin repeat-containing protein At5g02620-like, protein MENGGHHGAAIKGGGNVSREEIESKCDRAVVEKYFNWNDLHVAALNGQTAFFQIRLPLNPNLCETLDSHKRSPLHLASANGHVPIVKLLAEANPKMCLACDRDGLNPLHTAAVAGQVDVLDALFEANPCAARARVDKGERDTILHLCVKYDRLNFLEELLEKCFKGEEFVNATDHAGNTILHIAVANKKFEIIKKILENSKIDTRATNASGQTARDILLLGRGKRTKPEQWEGDIEKHLRKHHIHRGNYINHYEWIEQKRKSLTIVAILMATIAFQAGVNPPGGVWLENVDGVDGHRAGEAVMAYNHPTAYPYFIRGNTIGFVASLITITCLISGVPFRKRCLLVMLVVVMCVSITCMAFTYACAILLFTPKAKRESVDHNIVVAVVVWFGLQAILLIVHGSRLIAAENREMVSEMICRWKEKVVEMIPDFSCIKSHGGGEQSRIPTRVASTEAIV, encoded by the exons atggagAATGGGGGCCATCATGGAGCAGCAATCAAGGGAGGTGGAAATGTTTCGCGGGAAGAAATTGAATCCAAGTGCGATAGAGCAGTAGTGGAGAAATATTTCAATTGGAATGATCTCCATGTGGCCGCATTAAACGGGCAAACAGCGTTTTTCCAAATCCGGTTGCCGCTCAATCCCAACCTCTGCGAAACTCTAGATTCGCATAAACGATCGCCCCTTCACTTGGCATCGGCTAATGGACATGTTCCAATCGTAAAATTATTAGCAGAGGCGAACCCAAAGATGTGCTTGGCTTGTGATCGAGACGGTTTAAACCCTCTCCACACTGCAGCCGTTGCGGGCCAGGTCGATGTCTTGGATGCGTTGTTTGAAGCTAACCCATGTGCTGCTCGAGCTAGGGTggacaaaggagagagagatacaatTTTACATCTATGCGTGAAATATGATCGGTTGAACTTTCTGGAAGAGCTGCTGGAGAAATGTTTTAAAGGTGAGGAGTTTGTCAATGCCACGGATCATGCTGGGAACACCATATTACACATTGCCGTTGCCAATAAAAAATTTGAG ATTATCAAGAAGATCCTCGAGAACTCTAAGATAGATACAAGGGCAACAAATGCAAGCGGTCAAACGGCGAGGGATATTCTACTTCTTGGACGAGGCAAAAGAACAAAGCCAGAACAATGGGAAGGTGACATTGAAAAACACCTTCGAAAACATCACATTCACAGAGGAAATTATATCAACCACTATGAGTGGATCgaacagaaaagaaaatcacTAACAATTGTCGCTATACTAATGGCAACAATAGCATTCCAAGCTGGGGTGAACCCTCCGGGCGGTGTTTGGCTAGAGAATGTAGATGGAGTTGACGGACACAGAGCTGGAGAAGCTGTGATGGCTTACAATCATCCAACTGCGTACCCCTACTTCATCCGTGGGAACACCATTGGATTTGTGGCCTCGCTGATAACAATCACTTGTCTCATCAGCGGAGTGCCTTTCAGGAAACGATGTCTTTTGGTGATGTTGGTGGTGGTTATGTGCGTATCGATCACGTGTATGGCATTCACGTACGCATGTGCTATTCTTTTGTTCACACCGAAAGCAAAAAGGGAATCCGTCGATCATAATATTGTAGTTGCAGTCGTAGTATGGTTCGGCTTGCAGGCGATTCTTCTCATAGTGCACGGAAGTCGTTTGATAGCAGCTGAGAACAGAGAAATGGTCTCGGAGATGATTTGCCGTTGGAAAGAAAAAGTCGTGGAGATGATTCCCGATTTTTCCTGCATTAAATCACACGGCGGAGGAGAACAATCGCGAATTCCGACCCGAGTCGCATCAACCGAGGCTATTGTTTGA